One genomic region from Argentina anserina chromosome 2, drPotAnse1.1, whole genome shotgun sequence encodes:
- the LOC126783159 gene encoding pentatricopeptide repeat-containing protein At5g02860: MADKMALPLLLPNAPPSSSSKPFFPNHHQTHNPSLPPPPPPPITPILQELLSTPQHPHRPSLPRTRTRIGRSRDSNRGKPWSHHRLSSQGQRILDSFINSPTFDSSKLEEQLDSLVELHRDEFGSSLESLSLDVLGIVKGLSFHKKFELAVSVFEWFRKREDCNSILSGSVVSVIISILGKMGRVSKAASLFRSLHQDGFDLDVYAFTSLITACASNGRYREAVSVFKKMEEEGCKPTLITYNVVLNVYGKMGTSWHRIKAIVEGMKSAGIAPDSYTYNTLITCCRRGSLYVEAAEVFEEMKAAGFAPDKVTYNALLDVYGKSRRTKEAMEVLKDMELNGFSPSIVSYNSLISAYARDGLLVEAMALKSQMVERGIKPDVFTYTTLFSGYEKAGKDEAAMRVFEEMKGSGCKPNICTFNALIKMHGNRGKFTEMMNVLEEINTCKCMPDIVTWNTLLAVFGQNGMDSEVSGVFREMKRAGFVPERDTFNTLISAYSRCGSFDQAVEVYKSMQEAGITPDLSSYNAVLAALARGGLWEQSEKILAEMKNGRCKPNELTYSSLLHAYANGKEMDRMHILAEEIYSAVIEPHAVVLKTLVLVFSKSDLLLETEHAFLELRKKGFSPDITTLNAMLSIYGRRQMVSKASEILRFMNEMGYTPSLTTYNSVMYMYSRSEDFEKSETFLKEIMEKGIKPDIISYNTVIYAYCRNGRMRDASRIFSEMSASGISPDVISYNTFVASYAADSLFVEAIDVVRYMIKHGCKPNQNTYNSIIDWYCKHNRQDEGKKFVDNLRKLDPHIAKGEECRLLDRIRNKWS; this comes from the coding sequence ATGGCTGACAAAATGgctctccctctcctcctccctaACGcacctccctcctcctcctccaaaccCTTCTTCCCCAACCACCACCAAACCCACAACCCATCTCtccctccccctcctcctccacccatCACCCCTATTCTCCAAGAACTCCTCTCCACCCCACAACATCCCCACCGCCCCTCCCTCCCCAGAACCCGCACGCGCATCGGCCGCTCGCGTGACTCCAATCGCGGCAAGCCCTGGTCCCACCACCGCCTCTCTTCCCAAGGTCAGCGCATCCTTGACTCCTTTATCAACTCCCCCACTTTTGACTCCTCCAAACTAGAGGAACAGCTTGATAGTTTAGTCGAGTTGCATAGAGATGAGTTCGGTTCCAGCTTGGAGTCTCTGTCTCTGGATGTGTTGGGTATTGTTAAAGGCTTGTCCTTTCACAAGAAGTTCGAGCTGGCTGTGAGTGTGTTTGAGTGGTTTAGGAAACGTGAGGACTGTAACTCCATTTTGAGTGGCTCTGTTGTGTCTGTGATTATTAGCATTCTTGGGAAAATGGGCAGGGTTTCTAAGGCCGCTTCGTTGTTTAGGAGTTTACATCAGGATGGATTTGATCTTGATGTTTATGCATTTACTTCTTTGATTACTGCTTGTGCTAGTAATGGGAGGTATAGGGAGGCTGTTtctgtttttaagaaaatggAGGAGGAGGGCTGCAAGCCCACTTTGATTACTTACAATGTGGTTTTGAATGTGTATGGGAAAATGGGTACTTCTTGGCATAGGATAAAGGCTATTGTTGAGGGTATGAAGAGTGCCGGGATTGCCCCGGATTCGTATACTTATAATACGCTGATAACTTGTTGTCGGCGGGGGTCTTTGTATGTAGAGGCTGCTGAGGTTTTCGAGGAGATGAAAGCAGCAGGGTTTGCACCTGATAAGGTTACGTATAACGCGTTGTTGGATGTTTATGGAAAGTCTAGGAGGACTAAGGAAGCGATGGAGGTGCTGAAGGATATGGAGCTTAATGGGTTTTCTCCGAGCATTGTGTCTTACAATTCGTTGATATCAGCATATGCAAGAGATGGATTGTTGGTGGAAGCAATGGCCCTGAAAAGCCAGATGGTGGAGAGGGGGATTAAACCGGATGTGTTTACCTACACCACCCTTTTCTCGGGATATGAGAAGGCTGGAAAGGATGAGGCTGCAATGAGGGTTTTTGAGGAGATGAAAGGTTCCGGTTGCAAGCCAAACATTTGTACCTTCAATGCCCTTATTAAGATGCACGGTAACAGGGGGAAGTTCACAGAAATGATGAATGTTCTTGAAGAGATCAACACATGCAAGTGCATGCCGGATATTGTTACTTGGAATACACTTTTGGCAGTGTTTGGCCAAAATGGGATGGACTCAGAAGTGTCGGGGGTGTTCAGAGAGATGAAGAGGGCAGGATTTGTACCTGAGCGGGATACTTTTAACACCCTAATCAGTGCATATAGCCGTTGTGGTTCTTTTGACCAAGCCGTGGAGGTGTATAAGAGTATGCAAGAAGCTGGAATTACTCCAGACCTTTCCTCGTATAATGCTGTTTTGGCAGCGTTAGCGCGAGGTGGGCTTTGGGAACAGTCTGAGAAAATTCTTGCTGAAATGAAAAATGGTCGCTGCAAACCCAATGAACTTACATATAGTTCTCTTCTCCATGCTTATGCCAATGGCAAAGAAATGGATCGCATGCATATCTTGGCTGAAGAAATATACTCTGCTGTAATTGAGCCCCATGCTGTGGTCTTAAAGACACTTGTTCTAGTTTTTAGTAAAAGCGACCTCTTGTTGGAAACAGAACATGCCTTCTTAGAACTGAGAAAGAAAGGGTTTTCACCTGACATAACTACGCTGAATGCCATGTTATCAATATATGGTCGGAGGCAGATGGTTTCAAAAGCAAGTGAGATCTTGAGATTTATGAATGAAATGGGCTACACTCCTAGCTTGACAACTTACAACAGTGTGATGTATATGTACAGTCGCTCAGAAGATTTTGAGAAGTCAGAAACTTTTCTAAAGGAGATCATGGAGAAGGGAATAAAGCCGGATATAATTTCCTACAATACTGTTATCTATGCGTATTGTAGAAATGGTCGTATGAGAGATGCTTCACGGATATTTTCAGAGATGAGTGCTTCCGGGATTTCTCCAGATGTAATCAGTTACAATACCTTTGTTGCAAGTTATGCTGCAGATTCATTGTTTGTTGAAGCCATTGATGTGGTACGGTACATGATCAAGCATGGGTGCAAGCCTAATCAGAACACATATAACTCCATTATAGATTGGTACTGCAAGCACAATCGGCAAGATGAGGGAAAGAAGTTTGTGGACAACCTTCGCAAACTTGATCCGCATATTGCTAAAGGGGAGGAATGCAGATTATTAGACCGTATTAGAAATAAATGGTCATAG
- the LOC126783354 gene encoding uncharacterized protein LOC126783354: MALSTGLISSTATFLSGDSSSSPLPLSKPSLTAALRFSHPNFPASLRMARTPTLVAAVSKQAATTPREPRGIMKPRKVSPEMQALVGVPEISRTQALKVIWAHIKGNNLQDPENKRIIICDDKLKKIFAGKDRVGFLEVAGLITPHFL, translated from the exons ATGGCGTTGTCCACCGGCCTCATCTCCTCCACCGCCACCTTCCTCTCCGGCGACTCCTCCTCATCGCCGCTGCCGCTGTCCAAGCCTTCTCTCACCGCCGCTCTTAGGTTCTCCCACCCCAACTTCCCTGCCAGCCTCCGCATGGCCCGCACCCCAACCCTCGTCGCCGCCGTGTCGAAGCAGGCCGCCACCACCCCAAGGGAGCCACGTGGCATCATGAAGCCGCGCAAGGTGTCGCCGGAGATGCAGGCCCTTGTCGGCGTCCCTGAGATTTCTCGCACCCAGGCTCTCAAGGTCATCTGGGCCCACATTAAGGGCAACAATCTTCAG GACCCTGAAAACAAGAGGATCATCATTTGTGATGACAAGCTGAAGAAGATATTTGCAGGCAAGGACCGTGTTGGCTTTCTTGAGGTTGCTGGACTCATCACCCCACATTTCCTCTGA
- the LOC126782450 gene encoding probable E3 ubiquitin-protein ligase ARI8 has product MDDMYASDDGYGTTEWDDEEAINFDEDLLVDDKVDDFGESKSRQENYLVLNEEEIAKLQDTYITEVSTVLSISKSDACLLLPYFHWRVEDIKDEWFADEDKVREKAGLLAEPVVEHDAWANLRIPCGICFEEYNDHSFILSASCGHPFCRDCWAGYISTTISDGGPACLRLRCPEPSCSAAVGPDLIQKVLLNSNRGAEHGKYKTYLLRSYVEDHRKIKWCPAPECNCAIQFDALGGTVSYDVSCLCLHSYCWSCTEENHRPVDCETVRKWILKNKEDSENAHWMINNSKPCPKCKRPIEKNQGCNHMRCRPPCGYQFCWLCLGPNFNYKGCNCNSFKGGSVGNIPETSTSRDERAKKKANMFLERYFHYLERWDNNGKSKKKAQEDFDKVKTDHIKQLGAIHGNTKEHEYDFIIEAWQQIIECRQVLRWTYAYGYYMPEDAHSMRHLFEFLQGHAEFSLERLHNCAESELQQFLVSTSSSSSSSSFAATDEFKKFKTKLVGLTKVTRTYFEKLITALEQGLPETSRYGTGAAYEEMDWTCDRCTAINVGSAVTCQVCSEENQQGYWSCDRCTLLNPVTLTRCSMCNEADADEGGAV; this is encoded by the coding sequence ATGGACGACATGTATGCGAGCGATGATGGTTATGGAACCACAGAGTGGGACGATGAAGAAGCAATTAACTTTGATGAAGATCTTCTGGTAGATGATAAAGTCGATGACTTTGGTGAGAGTAAGTCTCGGCAGGaaaattatcttgttttgAATGAAGAAGAAATTGCAAAACTTCAAGATACTTATATTACAGAAGTCTCTACTGTTCTCTCCATATCGAAATCCGATGCATGCTTACTGCTTCCTTACTTTCATTGGAGGGTTGAAGATATTAAGGATGAATGGTTTGCCGATGAAGATAAAGTTAGAGAAAAGGCAGGTTTGTTGGCAGAACCTGTAGTTGAACATGATGCTTGGGCAAATTTAAGAATTCCTTGCGGAATTTGTTTTGAAGAGTACAACGATCATAGTTTTATATTGTCTGCCTCTTGTGGTCATCCTTTTTGTCGAGATTGCTGGGCAGGTTATATTAGCACAACAATTAGTGACGGTGGTCCGGCGTGTTTGAGGCTAAGGTGTCCTGAACCATCATGTAGTGCAGCAGTTGGTCCTGATTTGATCCAAAAGGTGTTGTTGAACTCAAATCGAGGAGCTGAGCATGGCAAATACAAGACCTATCTGTTAAGATCTTACGTTGAAGATCATAGGAAGATCAAGTGGTGTCCCGCCCCAGAATGTAACTGCGCAATTCAGTTTGATGCTCTGGGCGGAACGGTGTCGTATGATGTATCATGTCTTTGCTTGCATAGCTATTGCTGGAGTTGCACGGAGGAGAATCACCGTCCGGTGGATTGCGAGACTGTGAGGAAGTGGATTTTAAAGAACAAAGAAGATTCTGAAAATGCGCATTGGATGATAAATAATTCCAAGCCTTGCCCCAAGTGTAAAAGACCAATTGAGAAGAACCAAGGCTGTAATCACATGAGGTGCAGACCTCCCTGTGGGTACCAGTTTTGCTGGTTATGCCTCGGgccaaattttaattacaaAGGTTGCAATTGCAATAGCTTTAAGGGGGGCTCAGTTGGTAATATTCCCGAGACATCTACTAGTAGGGATGAGAGGGCAAAGAAGAAGGCAAATATGTTTTTAGAGAGATACTTTCATTACCTTGAGCGGTGGGATAACAATGgtaaatcaaagaaaaaagcTCAAGAGGATTTCGATAAGGTGAAGACCGATCACATTAAGCAACTTGGAGCGATACATGGAAACACAAAAGAGCATGAATACGATTTTATCATAGAGGCCTGGCAACAGATTATTGAGTGCAGGCAAGTATTGCGATGGACTTATGCATATGGCTACTACATGCCTGAGGATGCTCATTCTATGAGGCACCTATTCGAGTTCTTGCAAGGCCATGCTGAGTTCAGCCTTGAAAGGCTTCACAATTGCGCCGAGAGCGAACTGCAACAGTTCCTAGTctcaacatcatcatcatcgtcatcatcatcatttgcAGCTACTGACGAattcaaaaaatttaaaacaaaactCGTGGGACTGACAAAGGTGACCAGAACTTATTTCGAAAAGTTGATTACTGCATTGGAGCAGGGGCTTCCGGAGACGAGCCGTTATGGAACTGGAGCTGCTTATGAGGAGATGGATTGGACGTGTGACCGATGTACCGCCATCAATGTAGGGTCTGCCGTTACCTGTCAAGTATGCTCTGAGGAAAATCAACAAGGATACTGGTCTTGTGACCGATGTACGTTATTGAATCCGGTGACTTTAACGAGGTGTAGTATGTGTAATGAGGCCGATGCTGATGAGGGTGGGGCAGTTTAG
- the LOC126782844 gene encoding uncharacterized protein LOC126782844 translates to MGLLQRVFASELKCYPLLLSKLESYRIIYPEINPTQSNEFDSGIFTVRNMQHYGDYWHDGFNSGDQRIKLALEIVNNPYNECLADVMDGVNYWKNVVGSTQVGRPSRGNTARDDDADISFIPCCIKFKPRIPRRS, encoded by the exons ATGGGTCTCCTCCAAAGGGTTTTTGCAAGTGAACTGAAGTGTTATCCATTGCTTTTGTCTAAACTAGAGTCGTACCGTATCATATATCCTGAAATAAACCCCACTCAATCTAACGAATTTGACTCAGGGATTTTCACAGTTAGGAATATGCAACATTATGGAGACTACTGGCATGATGGG TTCAATTCTGGTGATCAGAGGATCAAACTTGCACTTGAAATTGTGAACAACCCCTACAATGAGTGTCTCGCCGATGTGATGGATGGTGTAAACTACTGGAAGAATGTGGTAGGTTCCACGCAAGTCGGTCGACCTTCAAGGGGAAATACAGCCCGTGACGATGATGCCGACATCAGTTTTATACCATGTTGTATTAAGTTCAAACCTCGCATCCCACGTCGTTCGTAA